Proteins from a single region of Sylvia atricapilla isolate bSylAtr1 chromosome 9, bSylAtr1.pri, whole genome shotgun sequence:
- the QSOX1 gene encoding sulfhydryl oxidase 1 codes for MWRRRARAGGRGGPAAVPPLLLLFLLLRVPAARPGRLYSAADPLELLGPGAEGRLLGSSSAWAVEFFASWCGHCIHFAPTWRALAHDIREWRPAVILGAIDCADEDNQQVCSDFGITGFPTLKFFRAFSKKPEDGIRITNPSATVEELRHAIITNLEQSQDAWPPACPPLEPASAEEVRTFFQRNKDQYLALIFEKSNSFVGREVALDMLQYENIAVRRVLSSEEELVEKFGVTSFPSGYLLFRNGSFSRLPVHIEARSFYTYSLRTLTGITRGSYKLNVTASASNDSDRVSHPLRADRSKLYMADLESALHYSLRVEAARASSLSGAQLAAFKCYVGTLVKYFPGRPCVQTYLQTLDAWLRNWTEPELPRAVLKEAMKNNRDASHPSMLPTNVTWVGCQGSERHFRGYPCGLWTIFHLLTVQAAQNGPDKELPLEVLSTMRCYVRHFFGCQECAEHFEAMAAKSMDRVASREEAVLWLWSHHNEVNARLAGGDTEDPKFPKLQWPPPDLCPQCHKEERGVHAWEEAAVVNFLKAHFSPANIHMDYAEPDPVPAAREGPRLGTESPREERGRGEEEKEAEGEARVPGRSGSPEPRRPSIVRLNPKFREGGEDIVDLDSFSEQHFKSQALRAAAGRRRRISKRDTMALARDAAAGREHRRGPGLLLREEAEDGGEGLRRSPWLRVLGLGFSRLDISLCVALYFLSSMCLLGMYTFFRLRTRARKGRPGFPMA; via the exons gctgctgggctccagcagcgCTTGGGCCGTCGAGTTCTTCGCCTCCTGGTGCGGGCACTGCATCCACTTCGCGCCCACATGGCGGGCCCTGGCCCACGACATCCGCG agtGGAGGCCTGCAGTGATCCTGGGGGCCATAGACTGTGCTGACGAGGACAACCAGCAAGTGTGCTCCGATTTTGGGATAACCGGCTTCCCCACCCTTAAG TTCTTCAGAGCTTTCAGCAAGAAGCCAGAGGATGGGATAAGGATTACAA ATCCCAGTGCCACTGTCGAGGAGCTGCGCCACGCCATCATCACCAACCTTGAGCAGAGCCAGGATGCCTGGCCACCCGCCTGTCCTCCGCTGGAACCTGCCAG CGCCGAGGAGGTTCGCACCTTCTTCCAGAGGAACAAGGACCAGTACTTGGCACTCATCTTCGAGAAGAGCAACTCCTTCGTGGGCAGAGAG GTGGCCCTGGACATGCTGCAGTACGAGAACATTGCGGTGAGGAGGGTGCTGAGCAGCGAGGAGGAGCTCGTGGAGAAGTTCGGCGTCACTTCCTTCCCCTCTGGATACCTGCTCTTCCGCAACGGCTCCTTCTCCCGCCTGCCTGT GCACATAGAGGCGCGCTCCTTCTACACCTACTCACTCCGCACTCTTACCGGCATCACCCGCGGCTCCTACAAGCTGAACGTCACGGCCAGCGCCTCCAACGACAGCGACCGCGTGTCACATCCTCTGCGAGCCGACCG ctccaagCTCTACATGGCCGACCTGGAGTCCGCGCTGCACTACTCGCTGCGGGTGGAGGCTGCCCGGGCCTCCTCGCTGTCgggagcacagctggctgcCTTCAAGTGCTACGTGGGCACGCTGGTGAAG tACTTCCCAGGGCGCCCTTGTGTGCAGACCTACCTGCAGACCCTGGATGCCTGGCTGAGGAACTGGACAGAGCCCGAGCTGCCCCGCGCAGTTTTGAAGGAGGCCATGAAGAATAACCGAGAT GCCTCCCACCCCTCCATGCTCCCCACCAACGTGACCTGGGtgggctgccagggcagtgaACGTCATTTCCGTGGCTACCCCTGTGGGCTCTGGACCATCTTCCACCTGCTGACtgtccaggctgcccagaacGGCCCTGACAAAG AGTTACCCCTGGAGGTGCTGAGCACCATGCGCTGCTACGTCCGGCACTTCTTCGGCTGCCAGGAGTGCGCCGAGCACTTTGAGGCCATGGCAGCCAAGTCCATGGACAGGGTGgccagcagggaggaggctgTCCTCTGGCTCTGGTCACACCACAACGAGGTCAACGCTCGCCTGGCGG GAGGTGACACGGAGGACCCCAAGTTCCCCAAGCTGCAGTGGCCTCCGCCAGActtgtgtccccagtgccacaaGGAGGAGCGGGGGGTCCATGCCTGGGAGGAGGCGGCCGTGGTCAACTTCCTCAAGGCACACTTCTCTCCGGCCAACATCCACATGGACTACGCCGAGCCCGACCCGGTCCCCGCGGCCAGGGAAGGCCCCAGGCTGGGCACGGAGAGCCCGCgggaggagagggggagaggagaagaggaaaaggaggcgGAGGGAGAGGCCAGAGTCCCGGGGCGCTCAGGCTCCCCGGAGCCGCGACGCCCCAGCATCGTGCGGCTGAACCCCAAGTTTCGGGAGGGGGGCGAGGACATCGTGGACCTGGATTCCTTCAGCGAGCAGCACTTCAAGAGCCAGGCGCTGCGAGCGGCCGCGGGCCGGCGCCGCCGCATCAGCAAGCGGGACACCATGGCCCTGGCCCGCGATGCCGCGGCGGGCAGGGAGCACCGGCGGGGCCCCGGCCTCCTGCTCCGGGAGGAGGCGGAGGATGGTGGAGAGGGCCTGCGGAGGAGCCCCTGGCTGCGGGTGCTTGGATTGGGCTTCTCCCGCCTGGACATCAGCCTCTGCGTGGCCCTCTACTTCCTCTCCTCCATGTGCCTCCTGGGCATGTACACCTTCTTCCGTCTCCGCACCCGCGCCCGGAAAGGCCGCCCCGGCTTCCCCATGGcctga
- the LHX4 gene encoding LIM/homeobox protein Lhx4: MMQSSALAAEGAVKGLPEILGVPVQQIPQCAGCNQHILDKFILKVLDRHWHSSCLKCADCQMQLAERCFSRAGSVYCKEDFFKRFGTKCTACQQGIPPTQVVRKAQDFVYHLHCFACIICSRQLATGDEFYLMEDGRLVCKEDYETAKQNDDSEAGAKRPRTTITAKQLETLKNAYKNSPKPARHVREQLSSETGLDMRVVQVWFQNRRAKEKRLKKDAGRHRWGQFYKSVKRSRGGGKLEKESSAEDCGVSDSELSFREDQILSELGHNNRVYGSVGDVAGGQLLNGGFSVEGTGQTYQDLRDGSPYGLPQSPSSISSLPAHPPLLNGLDYAMDGSLGLVAHGAQGVSQTLRAMAGGGPTSDISTGSSVGYPDFPTSPASWLDDMDHPPF, from the exons ATGATGCAAAGCTCCGCGCTCGCTGCCGAAGGGGCTGTCAAGGGGCTTCCCGAGATCCTCGGTGTGCCGGTGCAAC AGATCCCCCAGTGCGCCGGCTGCAACCAGCACATCCTGGACAAGTTCATCCTCAAGGTCCTGGACCGccactggcacagctcctgcctcaagTGCGCCGACTGCCAGATGCAGCTGGCCGAGCGCTGCTTCTCCCGGGCCGGCAGCGTCTACTGCAAGGAGGATTTCTTCAA GCGTTTCGGGACCAAATGCACGGCGTGCCAACAGGGCATCCCCCCGACCCAGGTGGTCCGCAAGGCGCAGGACTTCGTGTACCACCTGCACTGCTTCGCCTGCATCATCTGCAGCCGGCAGCTGGCCACGGGCGACGAGTTCTACCTGATGGAGGACGGGCGGCTGGTCTGCAAGGAGGACTACGAGACCGCCAAGCAGAACG ATGACTCCGAGGCGGGCGCCAAGCGGCCCCGGACCACCATCACGGCCAAGCAGCTGGAAACGCTGAAGAACGCCTACAAAAACTCCCCCAAGCCCGCCCGGCATGTGCGGGAGCAGCTCTCCTCCGAGACCGGCCTTGACATGAGGGTCGTGCAG GTGTGGTTCCAGAACCGGCGGGCCAAGGAGAAGCGGCTGAAGAAGGACGCGGGGCGGCATCGCTGGGGGCAGTTCTACAAGAGCGTGAAGCGGAGCCGCGGGGgagggaagctggagaaggagagctCGGCCGAGGACTGCGGCGTCAGCGACAGCGAGCTCAGCTTCCGCG AAGACCAGATCCTCTCCGAGCTCGGCCACAACAACCGGGTGTACGGCTCCGTGGGCGACGTGGCGGGCGGACAGTTGCTGAACGGCGGCTTCTCCGTGGAGGGCACGGGACAGACGTACCAGGACTTGCGGGACGGCAGCCCCTACGGCCTCCCGCAGTCGCCGTCCTCCATCTCGTCGCTGCCGGCGCACCCGCCCTTGCTCAACGGGCTGGACTACGCCATGGACggcagcctggggctggtggcccACGGGGCGCAGGGGGTGAGTCAGACGCTGCGGGCCATGGCCGGGGGGGGCCCCACCTCCGACATCTCCACGGGCAGCAGCGTCGGGTACCCAGACTTTCCCACCAGCCCGGCCTCCTGGCTGGACGACATGGATCACCCCCCTTTCTAA